From Candidatus Poribacteria bacterium, the proteins below share one genomic window:
- a CDS encoding dCTP deaminase: protein MVLSDQDIVRYQEMGKIKITPPPDLTKQLGSCSIDFRLGNTFRLFEHSKYPYIDLREEIDLNELMHKVEVPDGEAFTMQPGEFVLAATLETLELSDDVMARLEGRSSLGRLGIIVHSTAGLFDPGWVGTATLELGNLGRMPVKLYPGMRICAFTFEELSSPAKVPYRRKPGNKYAGQVEPEASRFVRDLNQ from the coding sequence ATGGTTTTATCAGATCAGGATATTGTTCGTTATCAGGAAATGGGGAAAATCAAAATCACTCCTCCCCCAGATCTCACCAAACAGCTCGGTTCCTGTTCCATTGATTTCCGGCTAGGGAATACCTTCCGGTTGTTTGAGCACAGTAAGTATCCCTATATCGATCTTCGTGAGGAGATTGATCTTAACGAGCTGATGCACAAGGTGGAAGTCCCCGATGGTGAAGCGTTTACCATGCAGCCGGGGGAATTTGTCCTCGCGGCAACGCTTGAAACCCTTGAACTATCCGACGATGTGATGGCGCGACTCGAAGGTCGTAGTAGCCTTGGTAGACTTGGCATTATTGTCCACAGCACGGCGGGGCTTTTTGATCCGGGTTGGGTTGGAACTGCGACACTAGAACTGGGAAATCTGGGACGCATGCCCGTTAAACTCTACCCCGGTATGCGGATTTGTGCGTTTACATTTGAAGAATTATCCTCTCCTGCAAAGGTGCCCTATCGTCGAAAACCGGGTAACAAGTATGCAGGACAAGTTGAACCGGAAGCCAGTCGTTTTGTGAGAGATTTGAATCAGTAG
- a CDS encoding SDR family oxidoreductase — MRLQNKIALVTGGATGIGAATAIMYAREGAKVIIADLNEADGKATAQSIEAEGGTAVFIRTDVSQEADVAAMVKSVGQNFGRLDVVVTCAGILLGAAVRIDQFNVEAWDAVIRVNLRGTFLCTKHVVPLMEKSGGGVIVLIASGAGVTGPSASVAYGASKGGVRGLGFTLKNQVEPLGIRVHVVCPGNLNTPLKLRAIAEIAERGGESPEAAVTAAQSTLFKPEEVAKVLTDLASDAGANAEELVFTK, encoded by the coding sequence ATGCGACTACAGAATAAAATTGCTCTTGTCACCGGTGGGGCGACCGGCATCGGTGCTGCTACAGCTATAATGTATGCCAGAGAGGGAGCAAAAGTTATCATCGCCGATCTGAATGAGGCAGATGGTAAGGCAACTGCCCAATCCATTGAAGCGGAGGGTGGCACTGCCGTGTTTATACGGACGGATGTCTCTCAAGAAGCGGACGTTGCTGCAATGGTGAAATCAGTCGGGCAGAACTTTGGGAGGCTTGACGTGGTGGTTACCTGTGCTGGCATTCTGCTAGGTGCAGCGGTGCGTATTGATCAGTTTAACGTGGAAGCGTGGGATGCCGTCATCAGAGTCAACTTGAGAGGGACCTTCCTGTGCACTAAGCACGTTGTTCCACTGATGGAAAAAAGCGGTGGTGGGGTAATTGTGCTGATTGCGTCGGGAGCAGGAGTGACGGGCCCAAGTGCCTCCGTTGCCTACGGCGCTAGCAAAGGCGGTGTGCGTGGGTTAGGATTTACCTTGAAGAATCAGGTTGAGCCGTTAGGTATCCGGGTGCATGTTGTTTGTCCCGGCAATCTCAATACTCCGCTGAAACTCAGGGCGATCGCCGAAATTGCAGAACGGGGCGGAGAATCACCGGAAGCGGCTGTTACTGCCGCACAGTCCACTCTATTCAAACCGGAGGAGGTTGCCAAGGTGCTGACAGATCTCGCTTCTGATGCGGGAGCAAATGCCGAAGAGCTCGTATTTACGAAGTGA